Below is a window of Heteronotia binoei isolate CCM8104 ecotype False Entrance Well chromosome 14, APGP_CSIRO_Hbin_v1, whole genome shotgun sequence DNA.
TCCATTTTAAAGGAGACCCAGCTTTCCAGAATTCCAGGTGTTGTACCATGTTGCAACAGTATCTTATCCTAACAACAGAAGATGAACTTGCTGAAAAAACTTCAGAAACTCTTGCACCATTTCAGTAAATTGGATATTTGAGCTAAAAAGAGAAATGTGAAACTCGAACTTCTAGTGTTATAAGGTTATTGCATTGATGCTTCTTGTATCTACCCCACCCAGGACAAGATGTCAGCAGTCTATACTGTGTTTTACAACTAGATCAAAGTAGGTGCTGGAAGACTTTCTATTGGGCAGCTCGACTTCTACCCTTCTATCTTCAAAAGGCAACCATTGAGGAGTCATTCCACTATTTACTGGAAAAGGAACTTCTTAAAGTTGGAGTCACCAGCATTAATTATTCTGATTATTTGTGACACAGAGACTCTTGTTTCTGGCTGGGTCTGCATTTCTTTCACTTGAGTACAAGGATTTGGCAGGCAGAAACCTCATCCAGGTTGTCACAGTTGCATCCCCATGCCAACTGCCAAGCTTAATACATGGAGCAGACAACCAAGGATGGCATGAAATGAATTGTTGGAGGAAACTGAACAAGAAGACTTGCGATTTGTGCATGAATCGGGCCAACTTGTGGTTCATTCTGAACTGGTTCGGACCTTGgtgctttgtttgttttgtttttgtggttcatttttccagacagcctgacactgattcaatcaattcctagaaaacactgggggtggacttctgggagccccaGAGACAGCTGtaacagttgtccatagcttgattggcagctgcaggagccaaTAATGgaactcccattctgcagcatcaAGAGTTGTCgtaagagctgaagctgagctttcttgggggcacctgcttggggggggggggtctataaTTCAGACATTCCAAATTCAATCTTCACCCAACTTTGAGGTAGGTGGAGGACAACCTgttgaagactcccagtgagttttacacctcacAAACCGAACAAAGCAATGAAACATGAACTAGGTCAGAAATCTAATGAATCACAAATGAAATGAGCCACCATtttccccagttcatgcccatccctagtatttAACTACATAACCAGAATTTTGTTATTAATAATGGACCTGGATCAGTGTGGGTCCTTTTCACAATTGTTGAAGTCAAATACAAGATCTTGAGTACTGATGGCCAGAGATGGCAACACCATATTGATCAACAGCGAAAGCATTTGTCGCAGAATGATGTGACGGCAGCAGGTTCATCTTAAGCACCTCAGTTTAGAGCAAAATATACAGCACACGAGGACTTGCCAGAGAAATCCAGGGGACATAATTGTAATTCTTCCTTGCCCATAACAACTGCTGAAGTACAGCAACTAGGAATGTCTACTTTTGCTAGGGAAGTGCAGAGACAACACCACGTGTGGGTATCCTCTTGTTGAATGAAGGATTATGTTGAATGAAGGATTATGAATTAAGGATtatgaaggagagccagtttggtgtagtggttaagcgtgcagtctcttatctgggagaaccgggtttgattccccactcctccacttgcacctgctggaatggccttgggtcagccatagctctggcagaggttgtccttgaaagggcagctgctgtgagagccctctccagccccacccacctcacagggtgtctgttgtgggggaggaagggaaaggagattgtaggccgctctgagactctttggagtggagggcgggatataaatccaatatcttcaatatcttctatgTTCTGTGTTGTCTGTGGGGTATGGTAAAGGTATCGCATATGCTAGTTGAGAGGTGATCCAAAGCCAGTGTTTTTGCGCTTCTTGGGTTCCTGCAGTTTGTGCTACTAGCTCTTAGTTGCTGGGTGGAGTTAATTTCCTTGTTGTGATGTTGCAATACAGTTGCCTTGAGTTTTAAGAACCTGCATGCTTTTTGCTAGCTCTGCTGATCCCACCACAATACCTTTCTTATTGTTTGCCATTGTGCACAAAAGAGGAAAAGTAAGAGATCTCAGAGGCAGAAGAAAGTAAATGAGTGTATAGGAAATGTTTTCCCCCAAGGACATATAAGTTGTCACTATAACAGCTCCCACACTGATCTTAGCCCCATCTGCAAGCTATGCAGCCAAATGACCCAAGACCATTGTGCTTAACAGGCCCTGAAACGTAAGGTCAAGAATTACTTTGCTCATGGTGAAGGGAGCAATAAGAAGTACCTGTGTGGCTGTAGCTCATCTTTGTGGCCAGATTTCCATAAATAATCTCACCATTTCACGAGCATTTTGTAGAGGTGAAATGAAGCAGCCGTGCTAGATGTACAGAATAAATCCAGGTCTTTCATGTTAAATGTACTTTGCATTGGGCTTCCCATGCAATGAAAAATATAGAAAGTAAATTATTTTTCCTTACTCAGCCACATGGTGGCAGCATTGGCAAACACACTGGTTGGAATTGagttttgtagggaaaaatacTACTGGAAGCTGAGACAGAGAGCTATAGCAACTGCAGAGGCAGCTCATTTTTATCAGCAATGGAGAGGGGATATTTAGAGGaataaaaaaaccctgcagagcaAAACTCATTTTCTTAGCAGTGTGTATAATCACTGGATGAAAATCTCAAGATCTGCTTTTTAACCAAGGAATTTATCTGGTCTGGAAGTGGCTGACACCATGGATGACAGCTTTAGGATAAGAAAAGGTCTGTACCTTTTGttcttctctctgtctggggtggtGTGTGTCTCCATTCACTATTCTTTGCCTGAAGAGAAGAAAACTGGGTTTCTGGTGGCTAATGTGTTGAAGGATTTGAAACTGGGGCCAGGGGAGCTGTCTGCCCGCAGAGCCCAGCTGGTTTCCAAAAGCaataagcagtatttccagctGGATACACATTCTGGGAATCTCTTTGTAGATGAAAAAATAGACCGAGAAGCTTTGTGTGGCCAGACGGACCCCTGCTTACTTCTTTCTAAAATTGCCCTGGACAAACCTTTAGAGATCATCAGTATAGAAATGAAGATAGAAGATGTGAATGATAACTCTCCAAAGTTTTCTAAAAATGAATTTAATCTAGAAATTCCTGAGAATGTTCCCACAAATACCCGATTCCCCCTGGAATCTGCCCAAGATGCAGACTTGGGTGAAAACAGCATCCAGAACTATACCCTCAGTCCCAATGAAAATTTTCGCTTGGAAATACAAagtggcagaggtggaaagaaaaatcTGGACCTTATTCTGAAGAAACCACTAGACAGAGAGGAGGAGGCTCAATTTACGCTGACTCTGACAGCATTTGATGGAGGGGTGCCCCAGAGAACAGGCACAGTTCAAATAAATATTAATGTGCTAGACATCAATGACAAAATCCCTGAGTTTACACAATCTGAATATATAGTGGGATTGAAGGAAAATAGCCGTCGAGATACTCTCGCCTTGAAAGTGGAAGCCAGAGATTTGGATTTTGGTTCAAATGCACATATCACCTATTCATTCCATCAGGTGCCTGAGGAAATAAGCCAGTTGTTCAACTTGCACCAAATGACTGGAGAAATCACTGTTTGGGGTCCCATTGACTATGAAAAAGAAACCAGCTACTATATGAACGTCAAAGCAACAGATGGGGGAGGTCTTTCAGGCCACTGCAAAGTCCTGGTGGAAGTTGAGGATGAGAATGACAATGCCCCAGAAGTCTCTCTCATATCTATCTCCAGCACCGTGCAAGAGGATTCTCCCCTGGACACAGTTGTGGGGCTTTTCAGTGTCACAGACCAAGACTCTGGGGAGAACAGCAGAACTTCTTGTTCCATAGACACAAACCTTCCCTTCGTACTAAAGGCCACAGAGAGTAACAATTACCAGCTTGTGATCCAAAGTCCTTTGGACAGAGAGAAAGTCCCTGAGTATAACATCACTGTCACAGCTACTGATCGGGGCTCTCCTAGGCTCACCACAAAAAGTATAATTACAATTTTAATCTCAGACATCAATGACAACTCTCCAGTGTTTGAGAAGTCCAAGTATGAAATGCAAGTGTGGGAAAACAATATTCCAGGCCTGCTGATGGGTTTGGTTCATGCTGTCGATTTAGACGTGGAGCAGAATGCCAAGGTGGCCTATTCTCTTGTGCCTGGAAATGCCAGTGGTGCTCCTGCAGCCTCTTATGTTTCCATCAACTCAGAGACTGGGAAtctttatcttctgagatctctGGATTATGAGCAGACCAAGGAATTCCAAGTGACAGTGAGGGCTTCAGATGGGGGTTCTCCTCCACTGAGGTCAGAAGTTGTTGTTCGAGTTGTTATCCTGGATGAAAACGATAATGCTCCCTTCTTCCTCTACCCACTTCAGAACAGCACCTCCCCCTGCAATGAGCTGGTTCCCAAGTCAGTGGAGGCCGGTTACCTGGTTGCCAAGGTGGTGGCTGTGGATGGGGATTCAGGTCAGAACTCCTGGCTGTCCTATGAATTGCTGAAGGCCACAGACCCCGGTCTTTTCAGCATAGGAGCCCAGAATGGGGAAGTGAAGACCAGGAGACCACTGACGGAGCGAGATACAAACAAGCAGAGGCTGATCATCCTGGTGAGAGACAATGGCCACCCTCCCCAGACCAGCACAGCAACCCTGAATATACTTCCTGTAGATTGCTTTTCAGATCCTTATCTGAATATTGCAAGTGTCAGTCAGGAGGCCAGTGAAGAAGATGGCTCCTTGACTATGTACCTTGTGATTTGCCTGGCTGCGGTGtcctttgtgttcctgatctGCATCATTGTGTTTGTTGTCATCAAAATATACAAGAAAGAGTCCAGTTTTATCACTGCCCTTCCTCAGTTCCCACCTGCCTTACCTGAGATCCCAGAAACTGGTGTTGATTCTCAGAGTGGATCCCTTTCCCGGACTTACCAATACGATGTTTGCCTAACTGGTGGATCACTAAGCAGCGATTTCAGATTCCTTAGGCCTCTCATTCCTGTTTTTTCTATGGGGGACCCAAATGTCTTTGAAAATCACAGGATTTCTTCTGTCTCTCAGGACACTCCTGAACAAGTGGAGGGAGGAAAACCAACGGAACAGGTAAGTGATTAGCTCTTTTTCTAAATTACCCCATAATCTATGGAAATTTCATCAGTGATGTAATATAATGCTTTTTTGCTAGTGTCGTTTAATTATTTCCCGcccttttttttctcctgtctTTTGCTCCTTGAATGGTTGATAAATAGCTGCACTATTTAAAATTTTGTAAAATTCTGCCACACTCCTCCATTTACTTTTTcaatttgttttcctgttaggGTTTCCCTTTCAGAACAGAGGGTTTCTCCTGCACCTGATACTCATGTAAGGTTTTTCTCTGAGATCGCTACTGCTCTTTATGTGGCTCATCCTTCTTTTTAATAcagaggtgtcgaacttatttgctatgaggggtggatctgacataaatgagaccttatcaaaccaggccatgtatgtcataaaatgtaatgccaggtagtggaggtataaactttttaaagaacaagaCAAACACAATAATGATTTTTAAgctcaaaataaaacatgcttaaaacattagcactcttgtaatattttgtttatttaacagtctctgataactgatacctcttgctctgaattattgcatcaaaatctgaagacaatgtctgtgctgtagcaatgttgagtatgctgttcaagtgttgttcaggtgtatatctgtaaattgcaaaacTGCTTTTGatttggcattcattacagaaatctcatggtcaatgctttgagcctaagacccagaggaaaacattaaatggctggacactgcgagcttttgtacataaattgtcaTGGTACAGACTGagagctatgtgtttgtctacaaaaggATAGTCgtcagagaaataactacaactcctatgaggcagtatAAAAATAGAGAAAAAGCAATGTAtaatggtcagtatcagcctacagtctaggaagtctaaattcaaaatccacagtctgcaaaggaaatgtgctggataaacttggtctggacacacactctcagattAATCCATCTCAATGACTtgctgttattcctcatctaaatagttcacattgctttcctattgagaaatactggatcatgaaggcatgaatactgtgaaaaagaagaagggaacccagttgcacctagGAGAGCCCTGGCACATAACAACCCAACAAAacacactttctctctctgtagcaaggcaaaaagctcataccttgaataaaacttggttggtcttaaaggtgcttctttgtatttctaccatgtgattgagggaactgggcaaagtaaggggataaggagggagaggagcctcagccaatggagaaaataaggagggttggctcagtagctctgctgtgtgattgagagtgcctggcaaagcaagctctcttgctccatagctcctgtgtgattgagagagcctggcaaagcaagctgcaatgcagaagaaaagagagagcgagaaggaagcagacaacagtgagttgcttgcaggatGCATACAAGTCCTGTGGGGGCCAGATGCATCCCAGGTGCTGCATGTTTGATATTCCTGTTCTAATATGTCTCTCTCTGTCCACTGTCTTTCTTCACATTAACAAAAGGAGTGAAACTGCTTTGGTAGCTT
It encodes the following:
- the LOC132582157 gene encoding protocadherin beta-16-like isoform X15, coding for MDDSFRIRKGLYLLFFSLSGVVCVSIHYSLPEEKKTGFLVANVLKDLKLGPGELSARRAQLVSKSNKQYFQLDTHSGNLFVDEKIDREALCGQTDPCLLLSKIALDKPLEIISIEMKIEDVNDNSPKFSKNEFNLEIPENVPTNTRFPLESAQDADLGENSIQNYTLSPNENFRLEIQSGRGGKKNLDLILKKPLDREEEAQFTLTLTAFDGGVPQRTGTVQININVLDINDKIPEFTQSEYIVGLKENSRRDTLALKVEARDLDFGSNAHITYSFHQVPEEISQLFNLHQMTGEITVWGPIDYEKETSYYMNVKATDGGGLSGHCKVLVEVEDENDNAPEVSLISISSTVQEDSPLDTVVGLFSVTDQDSGENSRTSCSIDTNLPFVLKATESNNYQLVIQSPLDREKVPEYNITVTATDRGSPRLTTKSIITILISDINDNSPVFEKSKYEMQVWENNIPGLLMGLVHAVDLDVEQNAKVAYSLVPGNASGAPAASYVSINSETGNLYLLRSLDYEQTKEFQVTVRASDGGSPPLRSEVVVRVVILDENDNAPFFLYPLQNSTSPCNELVPKSVEAGYLVAKVVAVDGDSGQNSWLSYELLKATDPGLFSIGAQNGEVKTRRPLTERDTNKQRLIILVRDNGHPPQTSTATLNILPVDCFSDPYLNIASVSQEASEEDGSLTMYLVICLAAVSFVFLICIIVFVVIKIYKKESSFITALPQFPPALPEIPETGVDSQSGSLSRTYQYDVCLTGGSLSSDFRFLRPLIPVFSMGDPNVFENHRISSVSQDTPEQVEGGKPTEQARGAVSEDAAARSGGPSCTGNQPITANANIGQNDWLSYQ